A window of Roseobacter fucihabitans genomic DNA:
TGCGGGGCCGACTGTCAAGCGAGCGCTACATATGTATACCGAAGAATACGTTGACTGCGACACATCCTGTGTTAAATCCGACAAAGTAGCCACAATCTGAAGCCGAAGGATTTCCTGATGCCACGTTACAATCGTACCTTTGAGTTAAGCATACATGACGTTGACCTCATCGAAGAAGCGCTTCGTGCGCGCGGACGGGAATTGTGCAAATTGCGTCGGGCTTTGTCTGATCAGAACCCCGCAGACCTCCAGTCCATCAGTGTTATTGAAGAAGACCAGCGTGAAAACGCGGAACTGCTGGGCCGCCTGCATAATCAGAAGACTTTCTATCGCCCTGATACCGTGCCTTATGTAAGCGGCTGACGTCAGCGGGGCAGGTGAGCGGTCCGATATTCGGACTGCACCGATCCTGAAGCCGACGTAAGATATGACCTTGCAAGAAGAGGTTCGGGTCGCAAGGATATTGCCGCCTGTTTCGTATTGTTGCGAAATCCTGGACAGGCGTGTTGATTTGGGTTCGTCGCAACGTTGATAATTCGTCGATTGTGTATTTGATAAACCCCTTGGAAGTTCGATGACACGGGCGATTTATTTGCATTGAATAGCGAAGGCTTATAGTGGCAAAGATCAAAAATGCGGCGAAGGGCCTTGCTTCTAAGGCATCCAGACGTCTTAGAGCCTAAGGTTTTCGAGTGCCTTGGAAGGTTCGGTTGGTTCTTGAGTAGTGCGACCGACAGAGAGATATGAAGTAAATCCAAGCCCATCAGGAAGAAAATAGTACGTCCAACTCGACGAGCGCGCGCAAATCTTGGAACCTTGAGCGGATTTAACGTGGCATGATCTGAGGCGTTACCGTTTGACGTATTCGTTACTTTTTCAGCTCCACACCCTTGATAGTTTAAGTGGGAAATTGAAATACGAAGACTGCGTCTCGCTGAAAATTGCATGAAACGTAAAAGCCCATTGGTTCAGCGGTGCCAAAGCAATAAAGGTGACCCGTTCAGTCATCAAACCGGATACGATATGTTCAAAAATTGATCTGCAAGTGTAATTGATGTCGCTTAAGCGACGAGCACGGTTGCGTAAATCAGGTGGTATAGTCCGCTTGCCTCTCCAATACGGCGAGACAAACTCCATGCGGACAGGGGCCGCGAGACATCATTCGGACTCAAAATAGCGAAAACTGTTCACGCCATGTTCGCAAGCACGACATGATTCCGAAAGCCCAGAGCGCAAACCCTATGTAGGGAACGGGCGTGCGAGTGCGCGTCGTTGTGCAAAAGCAAACCGCATGCCCCTGATGTTGTCGCGATTTCAAAGGCACGCGCGTGGGGTGCTCATCTGGGTTTTCCAGATTTGTTCCAGCACATGGAACGACGTGGCAATCGCTCAGGCCTCTTCCGTTTGATATGAAAATTTGATGGCATTCCCGGTTTCCAGCCACGTTTTCAGGCCCGCCAGCGTCCGGGTCCAACCGTCCGCGACGCCTTCCTGTCCGATCGGGATGTCGTAGTGTTCCAAGGTCAGAAGGCAGTTTTCACCCTGCGGTTCAATCAGATAAACGAACCTGGATTTGCCCAACGCGACGTCCGGCCCGGCCCAATGGGGTTCAAAGGTGCTCTCGATACGGGTCTTAGGCGTCAGCTTGGTTTCGGTACAGATCAGCATCAGTGCATCATCGGGTGTGCGAAACACAAGCGCATCGCCGTCGCGCTCACAGCTGCCAGCGACGAAATTGAATTCGGCATTGGCCTCCGGGTCCGTCAAAGCATGCCACAAAGCGTCCTGAGTGCAATGAATGTAGGTCTGCATCATGAAATCTGGTTTGGTCATCTTGGGGGGTCCTTCCAGTTGTGATTTGAGACTTAACACCGCTCGGGCCGCGGGCTGTTCAAGCAGTGGTTCGATCCAGCGGTCTATCACTTCCCGGAGGGGAAGTGCGTTCAGGTAGTGATATTTGAACCTACCCTTTTTGTGGGTCACGATCAGCTTGGCCCCTTCAAGCACGCCTAGATGTTTCATCACGCCAAACCGTGTCATATCCAGCTGTCCCTGAAGATCATGCAGGCTTTGCCCTGGTCTATCACGTAGGCTGTCCAGGAGCTTGCGGCGCGCCGGATCGGCGAGGGCCTTGAAAATCGAATCCATGTATTCCTTATAAGTTACTTTTGTGTCACGTGACAATATGGTAACTTAAATATTTGCGGAAATGGGATTGCCCGGCTTATCCGGTGCGCGCATGATCAGATCAAAAGGATTTCGCATGACCGCGCCAGATTTTTTCAAGGGATCAGAGAACCGCCAGCTTGCCTATCATCGGACGCCGGGCAAAGGCCCCTGGATTGTTTTTCTGGGGGGATTGAAGTCGGATATGGAGGGGACAAAGGCGCTGCACCTGGAAGCCTGGGCGCGCGCGCAGGGGCGGGCGTTCCTGCGGTTTGACTATTCAGGTCATGGTCAATCAACCGGTACTTTTGAGGAAGGGTGTATCGGGGATTGGGCAGAGGATAGTTTCAATATTATTCAAGAGCTTACCGATGGTATGATTGTGCCTGTAGGGTCCTCCATGGGCGGTTGGCAGGCGCTGTTATTGGCCCGGCGCATACCGGAACGGATCAAGGGGGTCGTGACCATTGCGGCAGCTCCGGATTTTACCGAAGACGGGTATTGGGCCGGGTTCACGCAGGCGCAAAAAACGCAGCTGAAAACGGATGGGCGGATAGAAATCCCGTCCGATTACATGGAGCCTTACGTGATCACCTGGCGGATGATCAAAGATGGGCGCAAGCAACTGGTTTTGCGCAGCCCGCTTGCGTTACCTTTTCCCGTCAGGTGTTTGCAAGGCACTGCGGATACGGCGGTGAGTACCCAAACGGCGTTGCGCCTTCTGGAACATGCGGTTTGCCCGGACATGCGGCTGACTCTCGTCAAGGATGCCGATCACCGATTTTCAGATGCGCCCTGCCTTGATCTGATTGAGGCAGCGGTAACAGATATAGTGTCGATCACCACATAGGAGCACGTCATGGATCAAAGGATCAGCCTGATCACGCTGGGTACGCGCGATGTCGCACGGTTGGCGGAGTTTTACGACGCGCTCGGGTGGGAACGAACGGCCTCGCCGGATGGTGTCGTGGCCTATGATCTTATCGGGCAAACGCTTGGACTTTACCCGCTGGATAAACTTGCCGAGGATATTGGGGTTCCTGTGGATCAACTGGGTCACGGGGCCAGCACGTTTGGGCTTAATCTCTCCCAAAAAGAGGCCGTAGCCCCGCTTCTGGAACGCGCGAAGGCAGCGGGTGCAAAGATATTGAAACCTGCGCAAGACGTCTTTTGGGGCGGGCATCATGGCTATTTTTCAGACCCCGAGGGCCATATCTGGGAAATCGCGCATAACCCGTTTTCGCCCTTGCGTGAGGATGGTGCGTTTCGGTGGCTGGGCTATGGGGAGGGCTGATGCGCAGCCCAAAAACCATGTGGAGTCTGGAAACACTCGGGCGCGTGCGCCTGTCAAAGCACTTCTACATGCGCGATTTTCTCTACTCGGAAATTGGCAATATACATGCGGTTCCAAATTTGCCGCCAAACCCGGATTTGGCGATTGCGAATGGGCGAAAACTCTGCACCGAATTGCTCGATCCTTTGGAAGAAACATTCGGTCGCACCGCGATCCGGTCGGGGTACAGATCCCCCAGCCTCAACCGCTATGGCAATGCCCATAAGTTAAATTGCGCCGCTAACGAAAACCCGGTCGAATGCCACATATGGGATCGCGGGGAGGGCGCGCAGGCGATTGCAGGGACATCGCTGGTGATCCCCTGGTTTGCGGATCAATACGCAGCGGGGCGGGATTGGCGCGATCTGGCCTGGTGGATCCATGATCATCTCCCCTATTCCGAAGCGTGGTTTTTTCCCAAACTGGCGGCTTTCAACCTGGTCTGGCGGCCCGCGTCACTGCGCACAATTTCAAGTTACATCGCACCAAGGGGGATGTTGTTGCGTGCGGGCGAGGCGCCGGGTGAAAGCCTGGCGCTGCGCCGTAAACGCTATGAGGATTTTCCGGCCTTTCGCGGGATCAACATGCCTGGCGCGTCATCATGAAGGGAATGACGCCCGCGACCCCGAGGCGCAATGAGGGCCGATGATGACCTGCGCCAAATCTGCCGTTGTCCGGGTGGCGGTGGTTTGGGGGCAGGAAATCGCGCCGCGTTCCAGTACGATAGACAAAAACGGGGGCTGTCAGGACTTGTGCATGAGGAGATTGCACGCGACACTCGCGCCTGAAACTTCAGCCAAAGGCGCGGGTATGGACAACAGATTTTCCGGGTTTTGCGATGGGTTCCGACATGGCTGACGCCCTGGTATTGTTGCCTGGGATGATGTGTGACGCGCGTCTGTTCGGTCCACAGATTGCGGAACTCTCTGCGGATACAACCGTGACCGTCGCCCCGATCACCCAAGGCGAAAGGGTCGAGGAGATCGCCTCCGCCCTGCTTGATCAACTCCCCAAACGCTTTGCGCTGGCGGGGCTGAGCATGGGCGGCATTGTCGCGATGGAAATCCTGCGCCGCGCCCCGGAGCGTGTTTCGCGGGTCGCCTTTCTTGACACGAACCCCCTGGCCGAAACACCGCAGGTTGCCGCCGCGCGCGAGCCCCAGATCGTCGCGGCCCGCACGGGCCGGATGCTCGATGTGATGCGCGATGAGATGAAGCCCAATTATCTGGCACCGGGCCCGGACCGGCAGGCGATACTCGAATTGGTCATGGATATGGCTGACACGCTGGGGCCTGAGGTGTTTATCCGCCAATCGCGTGCTTTGCAGCGTCGGCGCGATCAGCAGAGCACCCTGCGCAAATGTAAGGTCCCTGCTTTGGTGTTATGTGGTCGCCATGATGCGCTCTGCCCGGTCAAACGGCATGAATTCATGTCCGAACTCATTCCCTATGCGACATTGCGCGTGATGGAAAATTCCGGGCACCTTCCGACACTGGAACAACCGGGCGAAACGACCCAAGCCTTGCGGGATTGGATGGGCCTGCCGTTGGTCTTGCGATGAAACCCGGATCAGGCTGCGTTTTTATTCGCAGCCTTGCGTGGTTTTCCCGGTTTTTTGCCACTATTGGCGTCGATGAAATCCAAAACCAGCGGCCGGATATTGCGCCGCCAGCTTTTGCCCGCAAAGATCCCGTAATGACCCGCACCCTCTTCCACGTGGCTGGCTTTTTTGCTGTCAGGCAACCCCGTGCATAGATCAAGCGCCGCGATACATTGTCCGGGCGCAGAAATATCATCCTTCGTCCCTTCAACTGTTTTGACAGCCACGGTCGTGATTTTGCCGATATCGACTTTTTTACCCGCGACCGTGAATTCATTGCGCGCGATTTCACCGTCTTTGAAAATACGCTCCACCGTGCTCAGATAGAATTCGGCCGGCATATCCATGACCGCAAGATATTCATCATAGAACTTGTTGTGTTTGTCGTGATCTGCCGCCTCGCCACGGGCGACGCGCCCGATCTGATCGGTAAAAGCCTTGGTATGGGTTTCGGCATTCATTGAGATGAAGGAACTCAATTGCAACAACCCCGGGTACACAAGCCGCCCGACGCCGGGATACTTGAACCCGACCCGTTGGATCATTATTTCTTCAAGCTGGCCCATCGTCATGCGGTGGCCAAAATCCGTGACATCGGTTGGCGCGGCATTGGGATCGATCGGCCCGCCAATGAGCGTCAGGCTGCGCGGTTGGGCCTCGGGGTCTTCTTCGGCCAGATAGGCCGTCGCGGCGAGCGTCAGTGGTGCCGGTTGGCACACGGCGATCACATGCGTATCCGGACCCAGTTCGCGCAAGAAATCCACAAGATAGAGCGTATAGTCCTCAATATCGAACTTGCCTGCGCTGACGGGAATGTCACGCGCGTTATGCCAATCCGTGATATAGAGATCCGCATCCGGTAATAGGCTGATCACCGTGGAGCGCAGCAGCGTGGCGTAATGGCCCGACATCGGTGCCACGAGCAGCACCTTGCGTTCAGGCACATCGCGTCCGGGGACAACAAAATGCAACAAATCGCCAAAATTGCGTTCAACCACGACCTCTGTCGCGACGACATGATCCTGCCCATCGCTTGAGGTTACGGGCGGGATGTTCCAGTCAGGCTTGACCACCATGCGCTGGAACGTGCGTTCCGTGACCTCGCCCCAGGCCTGCATCCAGGCAAACGCGGGGTTTGGCACCAGAGAAAAAGCGGGGTATGCTCCCATGGCGAGCGCCGTCGCTCCGAGCCATTGGTTCGTGTTGCGGATGGTCTCCATAAGGTCGTAAGTGGCCATGTATCGCATAGGGGTCTCCTTAATGTTATACGTTCTGCTCAGAACATACCGCCGGTGAGCCCCCTGAAAGCCATCGACATTATGCTGCACCTGCAAACATACGAGGGAAAGATTAATATGACAACAGGAACTGACAGTGACCTTATCCCTTCGCAGGAAGTGGTCGAGAAAATGACCGAAAACCTTAAGAAAGTGGAGGAGCTGTCAGAAAGGCTGCACCGCGTATTGACCAATAGGCAAACGCATCACAAGGCGCTGGATGGGCCGAATCAAGAATTATTTGGCAAAGCAGCGCAGGCCTATTTGAGCGAAGCGGTCCATAATCCGGCAAAAATATTCGAACATCAGATGATGTTCTGGTCCGACACCATGAAGCAATTTGTGTCCGCCCAGCAGGAACTGGCAAAGGGCAAGCTCACAGCCCCCGCGGATCCCGGCCCCAAGGATCGCCGTTTCGCCAACCCGCTTTGGGACACGCACCCTTATTTTAATTACATCAAGAAACAATATCTGATCAACGCCGAGACGCTGAGCAAAGCGGTGGAGGACGTCAGCGAGCTGGATCCGGGCGAAAAGAACCGGCTGACCTATTTTGCGCGCCAGATCGTGGATATGATGTCGCCGACGAATTTCCTGGCGACAAACCCGGATGCTTTGGAAAAGGCGATCGAGACCGAAGGGCAGAGCCTGGTGCATGGGCTGGAAAACCTGATCCGCGACCTTGAAGCCAACAAGGGCGAGATGGTGGTGAAACTGGCGGATGAGACCGCCTTTGAACTGGGCCGCAACATCGCCACGACACCGGGCAAGGTGGTGTTTCGCAATCGCATGATGGAGTTGATCCAATATACCGCGACCACGGAGCAGGTGCATAAAACGCCCTTGGTGATCTTTCCGCCCTGGATCAACAAATTTTATATTCTTGACCTGAAAGCGCAAAACTCACTTGTGAAATGGTTGGCGGATCAGGGCTACACGGTCTTTATGGTGTCCTGGATCAACCCCGACCCAACTTATCGCGATATCGGGATGGAGGAATACATTGAGGAGGGGTATCTGACCGCGATCTCGCAGATCAAAGAGATCACCGGTGAAAAGCAGGTGAACGCTGTGGGGTATTGTATCGCCGGGACGACGCTGTCCCTGACCCTATCGCTGATGAAACAGCGCGGCGATAAGTCGGTCAAATCCGCCACGCTCTTTACCGCGCTGACCGATTTTTCTGATCAGGGTGAATTCGCGCCTTTCCTGACAAATGACTTCATTGATGGCATCGAGCAGGAAATCGAGGACAAGGGCGTTTTGCCCTCCGTCATCATGGCGCGCACATTTTCGTTTCTGCGCTCGAATGATTTGATTTATGGCCCCGCGATCAAAAGCTACATGATGGGCGAAACGCCCCCGGCGTTCGATCTTTTGTACTGGAACGGGGATGGTGCCAATCTGCCTGGTAAAATGGCGATGCAATATCTGCGGGGGTTGTGCCAGCGCAATGAGCTCGCGGAGGGTAGTTATGATCTGATGGGTCACAAATTGCGACTTGACGATGTGGATATTCCGCTCTGCGCCATCGCCTGTGAAACCGATCACATCGCCGCGTGGAAGGACAGCTACCGCGGTGTTCAGAAGATGGGATCCAGGAACAAGACCTTTATCGTCACGCAATCCGGTCATATCGCCGGGATTGTAAATCCGCCGACACGTAACAAATACGGGCATTATACAAACCCGGACCTGTCGCTTGCGCATGCCGATTGGCTGGAGGGTGCCGATTTCACCGAAGGCTCCTGGTGGCCGCGATGGGAAACCTGGTTGAAAAAGCAGTCCGGCAAGGTGATTCCTGCCCGTATTCCGGGAACTAAAAGCCATCCCGTTCTCTGTGATGCGCCGGGTACCTACGTTGAAAAGAAGGCAACCCTTTGATTTAATTTCTTTTCTGTATCGGAAAAATAAAATGCTGCAGTGCAGAAAAAGACTTGAAATGCTGCGGTGCAGCATGTATATCCTGTTGCAGACGCGACAAACCCGGGATCATCCGGAAAGCGACGAAAGGACTTCGAAATGACAAAGACACCTGACATGACCGCCGTATTCAAAGACGTTCTGGGCGCATTCCCAGTGGACACCGCTTCAATGGAAGACGCGTTCAAAACAACCGCTTCTTTGAACGAAAAACTCTCCGGCGTTGCTTTGACAGCCGCTGAGAAATCCACCGAGATTTCCAGCAAATGGACACAGGACACATTGGCCAAAATGGCCGCGATGTCCAAAGCAAAAGCCGATCCAGCCGATTACGCCAAAGCGATGACAGATTTCGCTTCTGCTTATTCCGAAACAGCCGCTGAGCACATGGCCGCTTTCGCAGAAGTTGCGAAAAAAGCGCAAATGGAAACAGTTGAGCTGATGATGGCTGCTGGCAAAGACATGGGCGAAGATGCATCCGCCGCCGTCAACAAGGCGACCAAAGACGCAACAGCCGCCGTCAAGAAAGCGACAGCTGCTAAGTAAACGAACTCCCAGTTAGCGCCGACTTCCTCCCTGAATGGCGCCAACGAGAAGGGCGGGCTGATAACAGCCCGCCCTTTCTTTTTGTAAAACCCTGTCTTAAGCTGCAGTGCAGCGTTGGATCAGGGAGAAATCGCGTGGCCAAAACAGACAATCAATTGCTTATCAAGCGATATGCGAGCCGGCGTCTCTACAATACCGAAACCAGCGATTACGTCACATTAGAGGACATCGCCAGCCTGATCCGGGCGGGCCGCGAGGTGCAGATTGTCGACCTGAAGTCGGGCGACGATCTGACGCGGCAGTATCTGCTGCAAATCATCGCAGAACACGAAAGCCGTGGCGAAAGTGTGCTGCCCGTGGATGTGCTCAACGATCTGGTGCGCAGCTATATGACACCGGGCGCAAGCGTGGTGCCGCAATTTCTGCAAGCCTCGTTTGAAATGCTGCGCGATGGGCAATCCCAGGTGATGGACAAAATGACAACCATGAACCCCATGGCCAAGATGCCGGGTTTCGAGTTGATGCAGGCGCAGCAAAAGGCATTTTTGAGTGCGATGACCGGGAGCACGACCGGGTGGAGCGCGCCGGGCCTGGACGATCAACCTGAAAAGGCAAGCGAAACCGGCGAAGACCTTGATGAGATCAAGCAACAACTTGCGGAGTTGCAACACAAGCTTTCCAAGTTGAAGTAAGGGTTTGGGGAGTGACAAGGATGCCAAAGGTGCCACCCACACCGCTATCTCCGGTGAAATCTGAGCTATGACATCCAGTTGCCGGCGTGACGGGCGTACCAGCGGCGTTCATCAAAGGTGTTACGCCCGTCACGCCGGCACTTTGGGCGCTTCCATAATGAATTGCCGCGCCAGGAAAAGACGCGCGGTACCGGGGCGGTGATTAAAAACCTGGAACTGCCCCTCCTGGCCGCTTTAGCGATTTCAACGCTCATGGGGTTCACTTGCAGATTTGCATGCTTAATGGTGCTATTTGAATAGATAAATTCATGTCAAACGGAGCAGGTTATGCAAACGATATGGGCAAAATCTGCGCTGCTGCCGTCGGGCTGGGCAACAGACGTGCGTATCGACGTTGATGCAAACGGGCGGATCAGCGCGGTGCAGGCTGATGCACCCGAACACGGAACGCAGGTTGCGATGCTGTTACCAGCCCCCGTGAACGTGCACAGCCACGCGTTTCAACGCGCAATGGCGGGCTTGACCGAACGACGCGGCCCTGATCCGAGCGACAGCTTCTGGTCGTGGCGCCAGTTGATGTTCCGCTTTCTGGATCGTCTGACGCCCGAGCATATCGAGGCCATCACTACCTTTGTGCAGATGGAAATGCTTGAGGCAGGCTATGGTGCTTCGGTTGAATTTCACTACCTGCATCATCAGCCCGGTGGCGCGCGTTATGACAACATCGCCGAGACATCACAGCGCATCTGTGCAGCTGCGGATCAATCCGGTATGGGGCTGTGTCTCTTGCCCGTCCACTATCAATTCGGTGGCTGTGACGGGCGCGGGTTGGCCGCTGGACAAATCCGGTTCGGCAATGGAATGGAAGAATTCCTAACACTCCACAGCAACGCAGCCGACACAATCAAGGGTATGCGCGCAGATACAATGATCGGCGTGGCCCCGCATTCCCTGCGCGCCGTGGGTCCGGACGATTTGAAAGCCTATGGCGCTGCGTTCCCGACCGGTCCGATCCATATGCATCTGGCCGAACAAAAGGCGGAAGTGGCGGAGGTGGAACAGCTTTGGGGCGCGCGTCCCGTGACATGGGCGCTGGATCATATGGGTCTGGATGAGCGTTGGTGTTTGATCCATTGCACCCAAATGACGTCACAGGAGACAATTGCACTGGCGCGCAGCGGTGCTGTTGCGGGGCTTTGCCCGATCACCGAAAGCAGCCTGGGTGACGGTATTTTTGATGCCCTGCGCTGGCTTGATCACGCAGGTGCCATTGCCATCGGGTCCGACAGCAATATCCGTATTTCGCTCAGCGAGGAATTGCGCAGTTTGGAGTATTCACAGCGCTTGCGCGATGGAACGCGGGCGGCCCTTGCCAGTGTCGAAAAATCGACAGGACGGTGCATGTATGACGCTATCTTGCAGGGCGGGGCCCAGGCGTCAAAACGTGATACTGGCCGTATTGAAACCGGCGCTTGGGCTGACATGCTGGCGCTTGATACGGCTTCGCAACATATGTGGGGCAGGGCGGGTGACACCGCCCTGGATACATGGATTTTTGCCGGTGATGACAGGCTGGTGCGCGATGTTTGGTCGGGCGGACGCCATCTGGTAAAGGACGGGCAACATGTGGCGCGTGACCGGATCGTTGCCGCTTACAAGCGTACCATTGACGCGCTGAAAGACGCGCTCTGAGCGCAGAGATATTTCGTAACTGCAAAGGGTGGCGAAGTGCTGCGCCGCATCCATGCCCGTGAATGGAAACCGGGCGATCTGATCCCGAATGAGGCCGATTTGGCGATTGAGTTTGGCTGCGCAAGATCAACGCTAAATCGCGCCTTTCGGTCTTTGGCACAGCGCAGTTTCCCGGACCGCAAGCGTAAGGCCGTGGCACGCCTCGCTTAACCAACGCATGGGATCACGGGTTAAGTCGAGTGCATGATTTTGCGCGCGTGATGCGGCGCATCCCGCTATGACAGATTTCCGAAGTGTTGTGGTCAGCCTGCGTAAGCGCAGCAGCAGCCCCGGCCCAAAATCGGGCCAGGAGCGTTAGTCGATCCGATCAACCGCCGTTCTTGACGATCAGATGGTCCGGCCCGTAGGCGAAACCAGTGATGTTGCGATTGCCCTGGTTATTTTCATCCGTGATCACCAGAATATCATGTTCGCGGTATCCCCCCGCACCTGGGAGGTGATCGGGGATGGTGATCATCGGTTCCATCGAGATGACCATCCCCGGCTCCAGCACAGTGTCGCAATCTTCGCGCAATTCCAGCCCCGCTTCGCGACCGTAATAATGGCATAGAACACCGAAAGAATGACCGTACCCGAAGCTGCGATATTGCAGCAGGTTTTCGGCTTCATACATTTCGTTCAGCTCTTTAGCGATGTCCGAACATTTTGCACCGGGAACCAGCAGTTCTTTGCCGCGATCATGAACGGCGCAATTCACATTCCACATGCGAATATGCGCCTCGCTTGCTTCTTCGGCGAACAATGTGCGTTCCAATGCAACATAATAGCCTGCAACCATCGGAAAGCAGTTCAGAGACAGTATATCGCCCCGCTCGATTTTGCGGCTTGTGACCGGATTATGCGCACCATCGGTATTCAGGCCCGACTGGAACCAGGTCCATGTGTCCAGCAGTTCGCCATCCGGCCAGACATTTGCAATCTCGCGCACCATCGTGGCGGTGGCGTGCAGCGCAACCT
This region includes:
- a CDS encoding SRPBCC domain-containing protein, encoding MDSIFKALADPARRKLLDSLRDRPGQSLHDLQGQLDMTRFGVMKHLGVLEGAKLIVTHKKGRFKYHYLNALPLREVIDRWIEPLLEQPAARAVLSLKSQLEGPPKMTKPDFMMQTYIHCTQDALWHALTDPEANAEFNFVAGSCERDGDALVFRTPDDALMLICTETKLTPKTRIESTFEPHWAGPDVALGKSRFVYLIEPQGENCLLTLEHYDIPIGQEGVADGWTRTLAGLKTWLETGNAIKFSYQTEEA
- a CDS encoding GntR family transcriptional regulator, which encodes MLRRIHAREWKPGDLIPNEADLAIEFGCARSTLNRAFRSLAQRSFPDRKRKAVARLA
- the phaZ gene encoding polyhydroxyalkanoate depolymerase, producing MRYMATYDLMETIRNTNQWLGATALAMGAYPAFSLVPNPAFAWMQAWGEVTERTFQRMVVKPDWNIPPVTSSDGQDHVVATEVVVERNFGDLLHFVVPGRDVPERKVLLVAPMSGHYATLLRSTVISLLPDADLYITDWHNARDIPVSAGKFDIEDYTLYLVDFLRELGPDTHVIAVCQPAPLTLAATAYLAEEDPEAQPRSLTLIGGPIDPNAAPTDVTDFGHRMTMGQLEEIMIQRVGFKYPGVGRLVYPGLLQLSSFISMNAETHTKAFTDQIGRVARGEAADHDKHNKFYDEYLAVMDMPAEFYLSTVERIFKDGEIARNEFTVAGKKVDIGKITTVAVKTVEGTKDDISAPGQCIAALDLCTGLPDSKKASHVEEGAGHYGIFAGKSWRRNIRPLVLDFIDANSGKKPGKPRKAANKNAA
- a CDS encoding alpha/beta hydrolase — translated: MTTGTDSDLIPSQEVVEKMTENLKKVEELSERLHRVLTNRQTHHKALDGPNQELFGKAAQAYLSEAVHNPAKIFEHQMMFWSDTMKQFVSAQQELAKGKLTAPADPGPKDRRFANPLWDTHPYFNYIKKQYLINAETLSKAVEDVSELDPGEKNRLTYFARQIVDMMSPTNFLATNPDALEKAIETEGQSLVHGLENLIRDLEANKGEMVVKLADETAFELGRNIATTPGKVVFRNRMMELIQYTATTEQVHKTPLVIFPPWINKFYILDLKAQNSLVKWLADQGYTVFMVSWINPDPTYRDIGMEEYIEEGYLTAISQIKEITGEKQVNAVGYCIAGTTLSLTLSLMKQRGDKSVKSATLFTALTDFSDQGEFAPFLTNDFIDGIEQEIEDKGVLPSVIMARTFSFLRSNDLIYGPAIKSYMMGETPPAFDLLYWNGDGANLPGKMAMQYLRGLCQRNELAEGSYDLMGHKLRLDDVDIPLCAIACETDHIAAWKDSYRGVQKMGSRNKTFIVTQSGHIAGIVNPPTRNKYGHYTNPDLSLAHADWLEGADFTEGSWWPRWETWLKKQSGKVIPARIPGTKSHPVLCDAPGTYVEKKATL
- the phaR gene encoding polyhydroxyalkanoate synthesis repressor PhaR gives rise to the protein MAKTDNQLLIKRYASRRLYNTETSDYVTLEDIASLIRAGREVQIVDLKSGDDLTRQYLLQIIAEHESRGESVLPVDVLNDLVRSYMTPGASVVPQFLQASFEMLRDGQSQVMDKMTTMNPMAKMPGFELMQAQQKAFLSAMTGSTTGWSAPGLDDQPEKASETGEDLDEIKQQLAELQHKLSKLK
- a CDS encoding phasin family protein; its protein translation is MTKTPDMTAVFKDVLGAFPVDTASMEDAFKTTASLNEKLSGVALTAAEKSTEISSKWTQDTLAKMAAMSKAKADPADYAKAMTDFASAYSETAAEHMAAFAEVAKKAQMETVELMMAAGKDMGEDASAAVNKATKDATAAVKKATAAK
- a CDS encoding formimidoylglutamate deiminase yields the protein MQTIWAKSALLPSGWATDVRIDVDANGRISAVQADAPEHGTQVAMLLPAPVNVHSHAFQRAMAGLTERRGPDPSDSFWSWRQLMFRFLDRLTPEHIEAITTFVQMEMLEAGYGASVEFHYLHHQPGGARYDNIAETSQRICAAADQSGMGLCLLPVHYQFGGCDGRGLAAGQIRFGNGMEEFLTLHSNAADTIKGMRADTMIGVAPHSLRAVGPDDLKAYGAAFPTGPIHMHLAEQKAEVAEVEQLWGARPVTWALDHMGLDERWCLIHCTQMTSQETIALARSGAVAGLCPITESSLGDGIFDALRWLDHAGAIAIGSDSNIRISLSEELRSLEYSQRLRDGTRAALASVEKSTGRCMYDAILQGGAQASKRDTGRIETGAWADMLALDTASQHMWGRAGDTALDTWIFAGDDRLVRDVWSGGRHLVKDGQHVARDRIVAAYKRTIDALKDAL
- a CDS encoding alpha/beta fold hydrolase, translating into MKLQPKARVWTTDFPGFAMGSDMADALVLLPGMMCDARLFGPQIAELSADTTVTVAPITQGERVEEIASALLDQLPKRFALAGLSMGGIVAMEILRRAPERVSRVAFLDTNPLAETPQVAAAREPQIVAARTGRMLDVMRDEMKPNYLAPGPDRQAILELVMDMADTLGPEVFIRQSRALQRRRDQQSTLRKCKVPALVLCGRHDALCPVKRHEFMSELIPYATLRVMENSGHLPTLEQPGETTQALRDWMGLPLVLR
- a CDS encoding VOC family protein, with product MDQRISLITLGTRDVARLAEFYDALGWERTASPDGVVAYDLIGQTLGLYPLDKLAEDIGVPVDQLGHGASTFGLNLSQKEAVAPLLERAKAAGAKILKPAQDVFWGGHHGYFSDPEGHIWEIAHNPFSPLREDGAFRWLGYGEG
- a CDS encoding carboxylesterase; its protein translation is MTAPDFFKGSENRQLAYHRTPGKGPWIVFLGGLKSDMEGTKALHLEAWARAQGRAFLRFDYSGHGQSTGTFEEGCIGDWAEDSFNIIQELTDGMIVPVGSSMGGWQALLLARRIPERIKGVVTIAAAPDFTEDGYWAGFTQAQKTQLKTDGRIEIPSDYMEPYVITWRMIKDGRKQLVLRSPLALPFPVRCLQGTADTAVSTQTALRLLEHAVCPDMRLTLVKDADHRFSDAPCLDLIEAAVTDIVSITT